The Pelodiscus sinensis isolate JC-2024 chromosome 10, ASM4963464v1, whole genome shotgun sequence genome has a segment encoding these proteins:
- the EIF4G1 gene encoding eukaryotic translation initiation factor 4 gamma 1 isoform X5 codes for MNKAPQPTGGAPTAPHPAPSPGLPQSAFPPGQTAPVVFNPSQATQMNTPSQPRQGGFRSLQHFYQSRAQPPTSASRVQSNTPARPGPPAHVYPAASQVMMIPSQISYPASQGAYYIPGQGRSTYVVPTQQYPVQPGAPSFYPGASPTEFGPYAGAYYPAQGVQQFPAGVPTAQVMMNQQPPIPTKRERKTIRIRDPNQGGKDITEEIMSGARTSSTPTPPQTGSGLEPQANGETPHVAVIVRPDDRPKPVPVVSKPASLEPSKSASPSPPPPLIAEVEPVLLADVTLVPMESPVQVDTKTELPEAPADTHEPLRDTTTVPGGMEQPEEPPALDTEPQEEAAASPVLAPPAQPLLIETQEEEEEEVPVEMVPMELAPPEDAPLEEELPAKPAASPSPPPSLEEASSEAAVDSNGVLEETPEPVAEPPTCQPEPDMESPIAQPEELVLPNGLEVPGQQEANEAEEQPESDVSPISEPEEVKAEELAVPASPPAEEEEEEPEPEPELEEEEECEEPLEAQEQISQCEAPLSQSSEAVTQVAVSVPKKKRKMKEFNKKEAVGDLLDAFKESQSSDGAAEVENKPPAPESKAPAPACPQEETEETWEEKEDKLDPDKVKAADQKYQYKEGEPSFSQKQWKPLNPEEKKQYDREFLLGFQFIFASMQKPEGLPQISDVVLDKVSATTRLVNKTPLRPLDPIRLSGMNCGPDFTPSFANLGRPSMGNRGPPAGLGPRRSQQSQRKEPRKIIATVSLNEDIKLNKAEKAWKPTSKRAAEEEDPDNIKTQDLFRRVRSILNKLTPQMFQQLMKQVTELSIDTEERLKGVIDLIFEKAISEPNFSVAYANMCRCLMGLKVPTTDKPAVTVNFRKLLLNRCQKEFEKDKDDDEIFEKKQKEMDDVATSEEKTRLKEELDDARDKARRRSLGNIKFIGELFKLKMLTEAIMHDCVVKLLKNHDEESLECLCRLLTTIGKDLDFEKAKPRMDQYFNQMEKIIKEKKTSSRIRFMLQDVIDLRRNSWVPRRGDLGPKTIDQIHKEAEMEEHREHIKVQQLMSKQDKRRGPPGSSSGGGRGSQVADDGWNTVPISKGNRPIDTSRITKITKPGSIDSSNQLFAPGGRLSWGKGSSGGSGAKPAESAADASRPATSTLNRFSALQQSTPAESLDSRRVVQRGSSSRDRSEKAGERGDRLERGDRLERPDRGERADRNRPPITKRSYSKETEDRSRERERQGAQEAVRKVSSMTEERDRSREPVKREPAPPAAPPKTALSEEELEKKSKAIIEEYLHINDMKEALQCVQELSCPSQLYVFVRNGIESTLERSMIAREHMGLLLYQMVKAGSLSKEQYYKGVHEILEIAEDMEIDIPHIWLYLAELITPILREGGIAMEELFREIAKPLVPIGKASTLLLEILGLLCKGMSHKKAGTLWREGGLSWKEFLPEDQDVNKFVTEQKVEYTMGDSSDMPSRKELTAEELCKQMEKLLKENSNNQRIYDWIEANLSEQQVSSTVFVRALMTSVCHSAIVFENPYRVDTAVIKSRAKLLQKYVNEEQKELQALYALQALVVKLDQPPNLLRMFFDALYDEDVIKEEAFYKWESSKDPAEQQGKGVALKSVTAFFTWLREAEDESDNN; via the exons CATTTCTAccagagcagggcccagcctcCGACAAGTGCTTCCCGGGTGCAGAGTAACacgccggcccggcccggcccgcctgCTCATGTCTATCCAGCTGCTTCCCAGGTGATGATGATCCCCTCCCAGATTTCCTACCCTGCTTCGCAAGGAGCCTATTACATCCCAGGACAG ggtcgCTCCACGTATGTTGTTCCAACTCAGCAGTACCCTGTTCAGCCGGGCGCCCCCAGCTTTTACCCCGGAGCCAGCCCCACGGAATTCGGCCCCTACG ccggtGCCTATTACCCTGCTCAGGGGGTGCAGCAGTTCCCAGCTGGAGTCCCCACTGCCCAGGTCATGATGAACCAGCAGCCGCCCATCCCGACAAAGCGAGAGCGCAAGACG ATCCGGATACGAGATCCAAACCAGGGCGGCAAAGACATCACCGAGGAAATCATGTCTGGTGCAAGGACCTCCTCCACCCCTACCCCACCTCAG ACTGGAAGCGGTTTGGAGCCACAGGCCAACGGCGAGACGCCCCACGTAGCAGTTATTGTCCGGCCAG ATGACCGGCCAAAGCCTGTCCCGGTTGTAAGTAAACCTGCCTCCTTAGAGCCAAGTAAATCAGCATCCCCATCTCCCCCGCCTCCCCTGATCGCCGAGGTGGAGCCCGTGCTGCTGGCCGACGTGACGCTGGTGCCGATGGAGAGCCCAGTGCAAGTGGACACTAAAACGGAGCTGCCTGAGGCTCCTGCAGACACACACGAACCTCTTAGAGACACCACTACAGTGCCAGGGGGCATGGAGCAGCCCGAGGAACCCCCTGCCTTGGacacagagccccaggaggaggcagctgccagccctgtccTGGCACCCCCGGCCCAGCCATTGCTGATAGagacacaggaggaggaggaggaggaggtgccaGTGGAGATGGTGCCAATGGAGCTGGCACCCCCCGAGGATGCGCCCCTAgaggaggagctgccagccaagcctgctgcctcccccagccccccaccctccctggaAGAGGCCTCCAGCGAGGCTGCTGTTGACTCCAACGGAGTCTTGGAGGAAACGCCGGAGCCGGTGGCCGAGCCGCCCACGTGCCAGCCAGAGCCGGACATGGAGTCTCCCATTGCCCAGCCCGAGGAGCTGGTACTGCCCAACGGGCTGGAGgtgcctggccagcaggaggctAACGAAGCAGAGGAGCAGCCGGAGTCGGATGTCAGCCCCATCTCGGAGCCCGAGGAGGTTAAGGCAGAGGAGCTGGCTGTCCCGGCCTCGCCCcctgcggaggaggaggaggaggagccggagccagagccggagctggaggaagaggaggagtgcGAAGAGCCCCTGGAGGCACAGGAGCAGATTTCCCAGTGTGAGGCGCCTCTATCCCAGAGCTCAGAGGCGGTCACTCaag TAGCTGTGTCGGTGCCAAAGAAAAAGCGGAAAATGAAGGAGTTCAACAAGAAGGAAGCCGTGGGCGACCTGCTGGATGCCTTTAAGGAG TCTCAGAGCAGCGATGGTGCCGCCGAGGTGGAGaacaagcccccagcccctgagtcCAAGgcgcctgcccccgcctgcccccaggaggagacagaggagacctgggaggagaaggaggacaaGCTGGATCCGGACAAGGTCAAGGCGGCGGAtcagaagtaccagtacaaggaaGGTGAGCCTTCCTTCAGCCAAA AACAATGGAAGCCACTGAACCCCGAGGAGAAGAAGCAATACGACCGGGAGTTCCTGCTGGGCTTCCAGTTCATCTTCGCCAGCATGCAGAAACCCGAGGGGCTGCCCCAGATCAGCGATGTGGTGCTGGACAAGGTCAGTGCCACCACCAGACTG GTGAATAAAACGCCGCTGCGACCGCTGGACCCCATCCGCCTGAGCGGGATGAACTGCGGCCCCGACTTCACCCCTTCCTTTGCCAACCTGGGCCGTCCATCCATGGGCAACCGGGGCCCG cctgcaggcctgggGCCCCGCCGCTCGCAGCAGAGCCAGAGGAAAGAGCCCCGGAAGATCATCGCCACAGTCTCCCTGAACGAGGACATCAAACTCAACAAGGCCGAGAAGGCCTGGAAGCCCACCAGCAAGCGGGCTGCCGAGGAGGAGGATCCCGACAACATCAAGACGCAG GACCTGTTCCGGCGCGTGCGCAGCATCCTGAACAAGCTGACGCCGCAGATGTTCCAGCAGCTGATGAAGCAGGTCACGGAGCTGTCCATCGACACCGAGGAACGGCTCAAGGGCGTCATTGACCTCATCTTCGAGAAGGCCATCTCTGAGCCAAACTTCTCCGTTGCCTACGCCAACATGTGCCGTTGCCTTATGGGG CTGAAAGTCCCCACGACTGACAAGCCGGCGGTGACCGTGAACTTCCGCAAGCTGCTGCTGAACCGCTGCCAGAAGGAGTTTGAGAAGGACAAGGACGACGACGAGATCTTTGAGAAGAAGCAGAAGGAGATGGATGACGTGGCCACG TCGGAGGAGAAGACTCGGCTGAAGGAGGAGCTGGACGATGCGCGGGACAAGGCCCGGCGGCGCTCCTTGGGCAACATCAAGTTCATCGGGGAGCTCTTCAAGCTGAAGATGCTGACGGAGGCCATCATGCACGACTGCGTGGTGAAGCTGCTCAAGAACCATGACGAGGAGTCGCTCGAATGCCTCTGCCGCCTGCTCACCACCATTGGCAAGGACCTGGACTTCGAGAAGGCCAAG cccaggaTGGATCAGTATTTCAACCAGATGGAGAAGATCATTAAGGAGAAGAAAACGTCGTCTCGAATTCGCTTCATGCTGCAGGATGTGATTGACCTCAGGCGG AATAGCTGGGTGCCGCGGCGAGGGGACCTGGGCCCTAAAACCATCGACCAGATCCACAAGGAGGCGGAGATGGAGGAGCACCGGGAGCACATCAAAGTGCAGCAGCTCATGTCGAAGCAGGACAAGAGGAGAGGGCCTCCCGGCTCCTCGTCTGGAG GTGGGCGAGGGAGCCAGGTTGCCGACGACGGCTGGAACACCGTCCCAATCAGCAAGGGCAACCGGCCAATTGACACCAGCCGGATAACCAAGATCACAAAG CCTGGATCAATTGACTCCAGTAATCAGCTCTTTGCACCTGGTGGGCGtctgagctgggggaagggcagcagcggAGGATCCGGTGCCAAGCCTGCCGAGTCAG CTGCTGACGCCAGCCGGCCGGCCACCAGCACCTTGAATCGCTTCTCGGCCCTGCAGCAGTCGACGCCTGCGGAGAGCCTGGATTCCCGGCGGGTGGTGCAGAG gggcagctccagccgggATCGGTCGGAGAAGGCCGGAGAGCGAGGGGACCGCTTGGAAAGGGGAGACCGCTTGGAGCGCCCCgacaggggggagcgggcagacAGGAACAGGCCCCCCATCACCAAGAGGAGCTACAGCAAGGAGACCGAGGACAGGAGCCGGGAGCGCGAGaggcagggtgcccaggaggctGTCCGGAAGGTGTCCAGCATGACGGAGGAGCGGGACcggagcagggagccag tgAAGCGagagccagcgccccctgctgccccgcccAAAACAGCGCTGtcggaggaggagctggagaagaAATCCAAGGCTATCATTGAAGAGTACCTGCATATCAACGACATGAAG gaggcgctgcagtGCGTGCAGGAGctgagctgcccctcccagctctaCGTCTTCGTGCGGAACGGCATCGAGTCGACCCTGGAGAGGAGCATGATCGCCCGCGAACACATGGGGCTGCTGCTGTACCAGATGGTGAAGGCAGGCTCCCTCTCCAAGGAGCAGTACTACAAAGG ggTGCACGAGATCCTGGAGATCGCGGAGGACATGGAGATCGACATCCCGCACATCTGGCTCTACCTGGCTGAGCTGATCACCCCCATCCTGCGGGAGGGGGGCATCGCCATGGAGGAGCTGTTCAG AGAGATTGCCAAGCCCCTGGTGCCCATTGGCAAGGCCAGCACCCTCCTGCTGGAGATCCTGGGGCTGCTGTGCAAGGGAATG aGCCACAAGAAGGCAGGGACGCTGTGGAGAGAGGGAGGCCTGAGCTGGAAGGAGTTCCTGCCCGAGGACCAGGATGTGAACAAGTTTGTCACGGAGCAG AAAGTGGAGTACACCATGGGGGACAGCTCGGACATGCCCAGCCGCAAGGAGCTGACGGCCGAGGAGCTGTGCAAGCAGATGGAGAAGCTGCTGAAAGAGAACTCTAACAACCAAAGAATATACGACTGGATCGAG gcCAACCTGAGCGAGCAGCAGGTCTCCTCCACCGTCTTCGTCAGAGCCCTGATGACGTCCGTGTGCCATTCGGCCATTGTCT TCGAGAACCCTTACCGGGTGGACACAGCGGTGATCAAAAGCCGGGccaagctgctgcagaagtaCGTGAACGAGGAGCAGAAGGAGCTGCAGGCGCTGTACGCCTTACAGGCCCTCGTGGTGAAGCTGGATCAGCCGCCAA ACCTCCTCCGAATGTTCTTTGATGCCTTGTACGACGAGGACGTCATCAAGGAGGAAGCCTTCTACAAGTGGGAGTCGAGCAAGGACCCGGCCGAGCAGCAGGGCAAGGGGGTGGCCCTCAAGTCAGTGACAGCCTTCTTCACCTGGCTGCGAGAAGCGGAGGACGAGTCGGACAACAACTGA
- the EIF4G1 gene encoding eukaryotic translation initiation factor 4 gamma 1 isoform X6 → MNKAPQPTGGAPTAPHPAPSPGLPQSAFPPGQTAPVVFNPSQATQMNTPSQPRQFPAGPRALHQQGGFRSLQHFYQSRAQPPTSASRVQSNTPARPGPPAHVYPAASQVMMIPSQISYPASQGAYYIPGQGRSTYVVPTQQYPVQPGAPSFYPGASPTEFGPYAGAYYPAQGVQQFPAGVPTAQVMMNQQPPIPTKRERKTIRIRDPNQGGKDITEEIMSGARTSSTPTPPQTGSGLEPQANGETPHVAVIVRPDDRPKPVPVVSKPASLEPSKSASPSPPPPLIAEVEPVLLADVTLVPMESPVQVDTKTELPEAPADTHEPLRDTTTVPGGMEQPEEPPALDTEPQEEAAASPVLAPPAQPLLIETQEEEEEEVPVEMVPMELAPPEDAPLEEELPAKPAASPSPPPSLEEASSEAAVDSNGVLEETPEPVAEPPTCQPEPDMESPIAQPEELVLPNGLEVPGQQEANEAEEQPESDVSPISEPEEVKAEELAVPASPPAEEEEEEPEPEPELEEEEECEEPLEAQEQISQCEAPLSQSSEAVTQVAVSVPKKKRKMKEFNKKEAVGDLLDAFKESQSSDGAAEVENKPPAPESKAPAPACPQEETEETWEEKEDKLDPDKVKAADQKYQYKEEQWKPLNPEEKKQYDREFLLGFQFIFASMQKPEGLPQISDVVLDKVNKTPLRPLDPIRLSGMNCGPDFTPSFANLGRPSMGNRGPPAGLGPRRSQQSQRKEPRKIIATVSLNEDIKLNKAEKAWKPTSKRAAEEEDPDNIKTQDLFRRVRSILNKLTPQMFQQLMKQVTELSIDTEERLKGVIDLIFEKAISEPNFSVAYANMCRCLMGLKVPTTDKPAVTVNFRKLLLNRCQKEFEKDKDDDEIFEKKQKEMDDVATSEEKTRLKEELDDARDKARRRSLGNIKFIGELFKLKMLTEAIMHDCVVKLLKNHDEESLECLCRLLTTIGKDLDFEKAKPRMDQYFNQMEKIIKEKKTSSRIRFMLQDVIDLRRNSWVPRRGDLGPKTIDQIHKEAEMEEHREHIKVQQLMSKQDKRRGPPGSSSGGGRGSQVADDGWNTVPISKGNRPIDTSRITKITKPGSIDSSNQLFAPGGRLSWGKGSSGGSGAKPAESAADASRPATSTLNRFSALQQSTPAESLDSRRVVQRGSSSRDRSEKAGERGDRLERGDRLERPDRGERADRNRPPITKRSYSKETEDRSRERERQGAQEAVRKVSSMTEERDRSREPVKREPAPPAAPPKTALSEEELEKKSKAIIEEYLHINDMKEALQCVQELSCPSQLYVFVRNGIESTLERSMIAREHMGLLLYQMVKAGSLSKEQYYKGVHEILEIAEDMEIDIPHIWLYLAELITPILREGGIAMEELFREIAKPLVPIGKASTLLLEILGLLCKGMSHKKAGTLWREGGLSWKEFLPEDQDVNKFVTEQKVEYTMGDSSDMPSRKELTAEELCKQMEKLLKENSNNQRIYDWIEANLSEQQVSSTVFVRALMTSVCHSAIVFENPYRVDTAVIKSRAKLLQKYVNEEQKELQALYALQALVVKLDQPPNLLRMFFDALYDEDVIKEEAFYKWESSKDPAEQQGKGVALKSVTAFFTWLREAEDESDNN, encoded by the exons CATTTCTAccagagcagggcccagcctcCGACAAGTGCTTCCCGGGTGCAGAGTAACacgccggcccggcccggcccgcctgCTCATGTCTATCCAGCTGCTTCCCAGGTGATGATGATCCCCTCCCAGATTTCCTACCCTGCTTCGCAAGGAGCCTATTACATCCCAGGACAG ggtcgCTCCACGTATGTTGTTCCAACTCAGCAGTACCCTGTTCAGCCGGGCGCCCCCAGCTTTTACCCCGGAGCCAGCCCCACGGAATTCGGCCCCTACG ccggtGCCTATTACCCTGCTCAGGGGGTGCAGCAGTTCCCAGCTGGAGTCCCCACTGCCCAGGTCATGATGAACCAGCAGCCGCCCATCCCGACAAAGCGAGAGCGCAAGACG ATCCGGATACGAGATCCAAACCAGGGCGGCAAAGACATCACCGAGGAAATCATGTCTGGTGCAAGGACCTCCTCCACCCCTACCCCACCTCAG ACTGGAAGCGGTTTGGAGCCACAGGCCAACGGCGAGACGCCCCACGTAGCAGTTATTGTCCGGCCAG ATGACCGGCCAAAGCCTGTCCCGGTTGTAAGTAAACCTGCCTCCTTAGAGCCAAGTAAATCAGCATCCCCATCTCCCCCGCCTCCCCTGATCGCCGAGGTGGAGCCCGTGCTGCTGGCCGACGTGACGCTGGTGCCGATGGAGAGCCCAGTGCAAGTGGACACTAAAACGGAGCTGCCTGAGGCTCCTGCAGACACACACGAACCTCTTAGAGACACCACTACAGTGCCAGGGGGCATGGAGCAGCCCGAGGAACCCCCTGCCTTGGacacagagccccaggaggaggcagctgccagccctgtccTGGCACCCCCGGCCCAGCCATTGCTGATAGagacacaggaggaggaggaggaggaggtgccaGTGGAGATGGTGCCAATGGAGCTGGCACCCCCCGAGGATGCGCCCCTAgaggaggagctgccagccaagcctgctgcctcccccagccccccaccctccctggaAGAGGCCTCCAGCGAGGCTGCTGTTGACTCCAACGGAGTCTTGGAGGAAACGCCGGAGCCGGTGGCCGAGCCGCCCACGTGCCAGCCAGAGCCGGACATGGAGTCTCCCATTGCCCAGCCCGAGGAGCTGGTACTGCCCAACGGGCTGGAGgtgcctggccagcaggaggctAACGAAGCAGAGGAGCAGCCGGAGTCGGATGTCAGCCCCATCTCGGAGCCCGAGGAGGTTAAGGCAGAGGAGCTGGCTGTCCCGGCCTCGCCCcctgcggaggaggaggaggaggagccggagccagagccggagctggaggaagaggaggagtgcGAAGAGCCCCTGGAGGCACAGGAGCAGATTTCCCAGTGTGAGGCGCCTCTATCCCAGAGCTCAGAGGCGGTCACTCaag TAGCTGTGTCGGTGCCAAAGAAAAAGCGGAAAATGAAGGAGTTCAACAAGAAGGAAGCCGTGGGCGACCTGCTGGATGCCTTTAAGGAG TCTCAGAGCAGCGATGGTGCCGCCGAGGTGGAGaacaagcccccagcccctgagtcCAAGgcgcctgcccccgcctgcccccaggaggagacagaggagacctgggaggagaaggaggacaaGCTGGATCCGGACAAGGTCAAGGCGGCGGAtcagaagtaccagtacaaggaaG AACAATGGAAGCCACTGAACCCCGAGGAGAAGAAGCAATACGACCGGGAGTTCCTGCTGGGCTTCCAGTTCATCTTCGCCAGCATGCAGAAACCCGAGGGGCTGCCCCAGATCAGCGATGTGGTGCTGGACAAG GTGAATAAAACGCCGCTGCGACCGCTGGACCCCATCCGCCTGAGCGGGATGAACTGCGGCCCCGACTTCACCCCTTCCTTTGCCAACCTGGGCCGTCCATCCATGGGCAACCGGGGCCCG cctgcaggcctgggGCCCCGCCGCTCGCAGCAGAGCCAGAGGAAAGAGCCCCGGAAGATCATCGCCACAGTCTCCCTGAACGAGGACATCAAACTCAACAAGGCCGAGAAGGCCTGGAAGCCCACCAGCAAGCGGGCTGCCGAGGAGGAGGATCCCGACAACATCAAGACGCAG GACCTGTTCCGGCGCGTGCGCAGCATCCTGAACAAGCTGACGCCGCAGATGTTCCAGCAGCTGATGAAGCAGGTCACGGAGCTGTCCATCGACACCGAGGAACGGCTCAAGGGCGTCATTGACCTCATCTTCGAGAAGGCCATCTCTGAGCCAAACTTCTCCGTTGCCTACGCCAACATGTGCCGTTGCCTTATGGGG CTGAAAGTCCCCACGACTGACAAGCCGGCGGTGACCGTGAACTTCCGCAAGCTGCTGCTGAACCGCTGCCAGAAGGAGTTTGAGAAGGACAAGGACGACGACGAGATCTTTGAGAAGAAGCAGAAGGAGATGGATGACGTGGCCACG TCGGAGGAGAAGACTCGGCTGAAGGAGGAGCTGGACGATGCGCGGGACAAGGCCCGGCGGCGCTCCTTGGGCAACATCAAGTTCATCGGGGAGCTCTTCAAGCTGAAGATGCTGACGGAGGCCATCATGCACGACTGCGTGGTGAAGCTGCTCAAGAACCATGACGAGGAGTCGCTCGAATGCCTCTGCCGCCTGCTCACCACCATTGGCAAGGACCTGGACTTCGAGAAGGCCAAG cccaggaTGGATCAGTATTTCAACCAGATGGAGAAGATCATTAAGGAGAAGAAAACGTCGTCTCGAATTCGCTTCATGCTGCAGGATGTGATTGACCTCAGGCGG AATAGCTGGGTGCCGCGGCGAGGGGACCTGGGCCCTAAAACCATCGACCAGATCCACAAGGAGGCGGAGATGGAGGAGCACCGGGAGCACATCAAAGTGCAGCAGCTCATGTCGAAGCAGGACAAGAGGAGAGGGCCTCCCGGCTCCTCGTCTGGAG GTGGGCGAGGGAGCCAGGTTGCCGACGACGGCTGGAACACCGTCCCAATCAGCAAGGGCAACCGGCCAATTGACACCAGCCGGATAACCAAGATCACAAAG CCTGGATCAATTGACTCCAGTAATCAGCTCTTTGCACCTGGTGGGCGtctgagctgggggaagggcagcagcggAGGATCCGGTGCCAAGCCTGCCGAGTCAG CTGCTGACGCCAGCCGGCCGGCCACCAGCACCTTGAATCGCTTCTCGGCCCTGCAGCAGTCGACGCCTGCGGAGAGCCTGGATTCCCGGCGGGTGGTGCAGAG gggcagctccagccgggATCGGTCGGAGAAGGCCGGAGAGCGAGGGGACCGCTTGGAAAGGGGAGACCGCTTGGAGCGCCCCgacaggggggagcgggcagacAGGAACAGGCCCCCCATCACCAAGAGGAGCTACAGCAAGGAGACCGAGGACAGGAGCCGGGAGCGCGAGaggcagggtgcccaggaggctGTCCGGAAGGTGTCCAGCATGACGGAGGAGCGGGACcggagcagggagccag tgAAGCGagagccagcgccccctgctgccccgcccAAAACAGCGCTGtcggaggaggagctggagaagaAATCCAAGGCTATCATTGAAGAGTACCTGCATATCAACGACATGAAG gaggcgctgcagtGCGTGCAGGAGctgagctgcccctcccagctctaCGTCTTCGTGCGGAACGGCATCGAGTCGACCCTGGAGAGGAGCATGATCGCCCGCGAACACATGGGGCTGCTGCTGTACCAGATGGTGAAGGCAGGCTCCCTCTCCAAGGAGCAGTACTACAAAGG ggTGCACGAGATCCTGGAGATCGCGGAGGACATGGAGATCGACATCCCGCACATCTGGCTCTACCTGGCTGAGCTGATCACCCCCATCCTGCGGGAGGGGGGCATCGCCATGGAGGAGCTGTTCAG AGAGATTGCCAAGCCCCTGGTGCCCATTGGCAAGGCCAGCACCCTCCTGCTGGAGATCCTGGGGCTGCTGTGCAAGGGAATG aGCCACAAGAAGGCAGGGACGCTGTGGAGAGAGGGAGGCCTGAGCTGGAAGGAGTTCCTGCCCGAGGACCAGGATGTGAACAAGTTTGTCACGGAGCAG AAAGTGGAGTACACCATGGGGGACAGCTCGGACATGCCCAGCCGCAAGGAGCTGACGGCCGAGGAGCTGTGCAAGCAGATGGAGAAGCTGCTGAAAGAGAACTCTAACAACCAAAGAATATACGACTGGATCGAG gcCAACCTGAGCGAGCAGCAGGTCTCCTCCACCGTCTTCGTCAGAGCCCTGATGACGTCCGTGTGCCATTCGGCCATTGTCT TCGAGAACCCTTACCGGGTGGACACAGCGGTGATCAAAAGCCGGGccaagctgctgcagaagtaCGTGAACGAGGAGCAGAAGGAGCTGCAGGCGCTGTACGCCTTACAGGCCCTCGTGGTGAAGCTGGATCAGCCGCCAA ACCTCCTCCGAATGTTCTTTGATGCCTTGTACGACGAGGACGTCATCAAGGAGGAAGCCTTCTACAAGTGGGAGTCGAGCAAGGACCCGGCCGAGCAGCAGGGCAAGGGGGTGGCCCTCAAGTCAGTGACAGCCTTCTTCACCTGGCTGCGAGAAGCGGAGGACGAGTCGGACAACAACTGA